The Pseudofrankia inefficax genome window below encodes:
- the metK gene encoding methionine adenosyltransferase: MSRRLFTSESVTEGHPDKAADQVSDALLDAYLAADRRSRVAVETLVANGKVHVAGEVTSDADVDVVGTVRRTLAGIGYDAATGFDAAKVEVLVSIGQQSPDIAQGVDNAYEARTGLGASAQGGARGHAGRDDELSRQGAGDQGIMFGYASDETPALMPLPIMLAHRLAGRLAAVRHDRSLPYLRPDGKTQVTIEYDGDRPARLDTVVVSAHHEPGLDLDGRLAPDIRTHVVEPELKRLAEELGSRAGLEVDGYRLLVNPTGRFELGGPGADAGLTGRKIIIDTYGGYARHGGGAFSGKDPSKVDRSAAYALRWVARNVVAAGLARRVELQVAYAIGKAEPVGLFVETFGTEQVSPALIERAVTEVFDLRPAAIIRDLDLLRPIYQQTAAYGHFGRPLPDFTWERSDRAAALRAATASN, translated from the coding sequence ATGTCCAGGCGCCTATTCACGTCGGAATCCGTTACCGAGGGCCATCCCGACAAAGCGGCCGACCAGGTCAGCGACGCCCTGCTGGACGCGTATCTGGCCGCGGACCGGCGGTCGCGGGTGGCGGTCGAGACGCTCGTCGCGAACGGGAAGGTGCACGTCGCCGGCGAGGTGACGAGCGACGCCGACGTGGACGTCGTCGGTACCGTCCGGCGCACGCTCGCCGGCATCGGGTACGACGCCGCGACCGGCTTCGACGCGGCGAAGGTCGAGGTGCTGGTGTCCATCGGCCAGCAGTCGCCGGACATCGCCCAGGGCGTCGACAACGCCTACGAGGCCCGGACCGGTCTGGGGGCGTCGGCCCAGGGCGGCGCGCGCGGGCACGCGGGCCGGGACGACGAGCTCTCCCGCCAGGGCGCCGGCGACCAGGGAATCATGTTCGGCTACGCGAGCGACGAGACTCCCGCGCTGATGCCGCTGCCGATCATGCTGGCACACCGGCTGGCGGGCCGGCTCGCCGCCGTCCGGCACGACCGGTCCCTGCCGTACCTGCGCCCGGACGGCAAGACCCAGGTGACGATCGAGTACGACGGCGACCGGCCGGCGCGGCTGGACACCGTCGTCGTCTCGGCGCACCACGAGCCGGGCCTCGACCTCGACGGACGGCTCGCCCCGGACATCCGGACCCACGTCGTCGAGCCGGAGCTCAAGCGTCTCGCCGAGGAGCTCGGCAGCCGGGCCGGCCTGGAGGTCGACGGCTACCGGCTGCTGGTGAACCCGACCGGCCGCTTCGAGCTCGGCGGCCCCGGGGCCGACGCGGGCCTCACCGGCCGCAAGATCATCATCGACACCTACGGCGGGTACGCGCGTCACGGCGGCGGGGCGTTCTCGGGCAAGGACCCGTCGAAGGTCGACCGGTCGGCGGCCTACGCGCTGCGCTGGGTGGCCCGCAACGTGGTGGCCGCCGGCCTCGCCCGCCGGGTGGAGCTGCAGGTCGCGTACGCGATCGGCAAGGCCGAGCCGGTCGGCCTGTTCGTCGAGACGTTCGGGACCGAGCAGGTCTCCCCCGCGCTCATCGAACGCGCCGTCACCGAGGTGTTCGACCTGCGCCCCGCCGCGATCATCCGCGACCTGGACCTGCTGCGCCCGATCTACCAGCAGACCGCCGCCTACGGCCACTTCGGCCGCCCGCTGCCGGACTTCACCTGGGAGCGGTCCGACCGCGCCGCCGCGCTGCGCGCCGCGACCGCCAGCAACTAG
- a CDS encoding EstA family serine hydrolase, with product MTSPGSASTDGAVARGTVAPGFEPVRAAFERVLAEAAGTGAAVAVWHDGAWVADLWGGRADAAGTTGWDRDSLVMPYSVTKPFAAVCALLLVERGQLDLDARVSRYWPGFAAPATVRHVLAHQAGLVALAQPLSTAALFDWELICAELAATTPLWTPGTAHGESALFYGHLVGELVRRVDGRRFGEFLRAQVCGPLGLDFSVGLRPAEQRRCVELTGLDAAFRERIAAGRPELYRRAVGNPPGIQDGAVVNSAPLRAAEIPAVNGHGTARAVAGLYAALLSGRLLGPGLLAEASGAQCSGVDRVMGGTNAWGLGFGVDDDGFGMGGLGGSLGWASREGRYAYAFLTGSMGDHERSTAVENTLRDCLGLAPLPQ from the coding sequence ATGACGTCTCCCGGGTCCGCCTCGACGGACGGCGCGGTCGCGCGGGGCACGGTCGCGCCGGGCTTCGAGCCCGTGCGGGCCGCGTTCGAGCGGGTGCTCGCCGAGGCGGCAGGCACGGGCGCGGCCGTCGCCGTGTGGCACGACGGAGCCTGGGTCGCCGACCTGTGGGGCGGGCGGGCCGACGCCGCCGGGACGACCGGGTGGGACCGGGACAGCCTCGTCATGCCGTACTCGGTGACGAAGCCGTTCGCGGCCGTCTGCGCGCTGCTGCTCGTCGAACGCGGCCAGCTCGACCTCGACGCGCGGGTGAGCCGCTACTGGCCCGGCTTCGCGGCGCCGGCGACGGTCCGCCACGTGCTCGCCCACCAGGCCGGCCTGGTGGCGTTGGCGCAGCCGCTGTCGACGGCGGCGCTGTTCGACTGGGAGCTGATCTGCGCCGAGCTCGCCGCCACCACGCCGCTGTGGACACCCGGCACGGCGCACGGCGAGAGCGCGCTGTTCTACGGCCACCTGGTCGGCGAGCTGGTCCGCCGTGTCGACGGCCGCCGGTTCGGGGAGTTCCTGCGGGCCCAGGTGTGCGGACCGCTGGGCCTGGACTTCTCCGTCGGCCTGCGGCCGGCCGAGCAGCGCCGGTGCGTGGAGCTCACCGGCCTCGACGCCGCCTTCCGGGAGCGGATCGCGGCCGGCCGGCCCGAGCTGTACCGGCGCGCGGTCGGCAACCCGCCGGGCATCCAGGACGGAGCGGTCGTCAACAGCGCGCCACTGCGGGCCGCCGAGATCCCGGCGGTCAACGGGCACGGGACGGCCCGCGCCGTCGCCGGCCTGTACGCGGCGCTGCTGTCCGGCCGGCTGCTCGGGCCAGGGCTGCTCGCCGAGGCGTCCGGCGCGCAGTGCTCAGGCGTCGACCGCGTCATGGGTGGGACGAACGCCTGGGGGCTCGGCTTCGGCGTCGACGACGACGGGTTCGGCATGGGCGGGCTGGGCGGCAGCCTCGGCTGGGCCAGCCGGGAGGGCCGTTACGCCTACGCGTTCCTGACCGGGTCGATGGGTGACCACGAGCGCTCGACCGCGGTGGAGAACACGCTGCGCGACTGTCTCGGGCTGGCGCCGCTCCCGCAGTAA
- a CDS encoding NADH:flavin oxidoreductase: MNEAKAAPPADRAAALPTGAAEPETSAAPAPDVFAPAMLGPVRLRNRVIKSATFEGRTPKGLVTDELIDYHLAPASGGVGLTTVAYCAVAPEGRTDRHQIHLRPEALPGLRRLTEAVHATGAAVSAQLGHAGPVANGASNRAPSLAPTRRFSPFGGVTRATTPADIERIVAAHAQAARYAADAGFDAVELHFGHNYLASAFLSPKLNRRTDGYGGTLEGRARFAREIAGAVRAEVGGQLAVLAKLNMDDGVPGGLWLDESLRVARWLEEDGTLDALVLTCGSSLLNPMYLFRGEAPVREFADAFHGVTRAGLRLVGPRFLKAYPYQPLYMLDYARQFRAALTMPLVLLGGVTDKAGMDTAMAEGFQFVAMARALLREPDLVNRLRADATTRSLCVHCNKCMPTIYSSSRCVLVTPAPVRER; the protein is encoded by the coding sequence GTGAACGAAGCCAAGGCCGCCCCGCCGGCCGATCGCGCCGCCGCCCTCCCGACGGGCGCCGCCGAGCCGGAGACCTCGGCGGCGCCCGCGCCGGACGTCTTCGCGCCGGCGATGCTCGGCCCGGTCCGGCTGCGCAACCGGGTGATCAAGTCGGCGACCTTCGAGGGCCGGACCCCGAAGGGGCTGGTCACCGACGAGCTGATCGACTACCACCTGGCGCCCGCGTCCGGCGGGGTCGGCCTGACGACCGTCGCCTACTGCGCCGTCGCCCCCGAGGGCCGCACCGACCGCCACCAGATCCACCTGCGCCCCGAGGCGCTGCCCGGCCTGCGGCGCCTCACCGAGGCCGTGCATGCCACCGGCGCCGCGGTCTCCGCGCAGCTCGGCCACGCCGGGCCGGTCGCCAACGGCGCGTCGAACCGGGCGCCGTCGCTCGCGCCGACCCGCCGGTTCAGCCCGTTCGGCGGGGTGACGAGGGCGACGACGCCGGCCGACATCGAACGCATCGTCGCCGCCCACGCGCAGGCGGCCCGGTACGCGGCCGACGCCGGCTTCGACGCCGTCGAGCTGCACTTCGGCCACAACTACCTGGCCAGCGCGTTCCTGTCGCCGAAGCTGAACCGGCGGACCGACGGCTACGGCGGCACCCTCGAGGGCCGGGCCCGGTTCGCCCGGGAGATCGCCGGCGCGGTCCGCGCCGAGGTCGGCGGGCAGCTGGCGGTGCTGGCGAAGCTGAACATGGACGACGGTGTCCCCGGCGGGCTGTGGCTGGACGAGTCGCTGCGGGTCGCCCGGTGGCTGGAGGAGGACGGGACGCTCGACGCGCTCGTGCTCACCTGCGGCAGCTCGCTGCTCAACCCGATGTACCTGTTCCGCGGCGAGGCGCCGGTCCGCGAGTTCGCCGACGCGTTCCACGGCGTCACCAGGGCCGGGCTGAGGCTCGTCGGCCCGCGGTTCCTCAAGGCCTATCCGTACCAGCCGCTCTACATGCTCGACTATGCCCGCCAGTTCCGGGCGGCGCTCACGATGCCGCTGGTCCTGCTCGGCGGCGTCACGGACAAGGCCGGGATGGACACGGCGATGGCCGAGGGCTTCCAGTTCGTCGCGATGGCCCGCGCGCTGCTGCGCGAGCCCGACCTGGTCAACCGGCTGCGGGCCGACGCGACCACGAGGTCATTGTGCGTGCACTGCAACAAGTGCATGCCGACGATCTACTCCAGCTCCCGCTGCGTCCTGGTCACCCCGGCGCCGGTCCGCGAGCGGTAG
- a CDS encoding RyR domain-containing protein, with the protein MNTVRAAARGLLVGPRAWRLLCALAAVAAVALAVVGQWRMDRAAAVPGSFGSHFLDLLYGSLGLFVFQPPALPDTALSVPLQVARFLAPAATLYALADVLVLPTARLRARLASGHVVVCGSGPGALALVAKLRAARVRVVLVAEHGRADLVDLVGGDGVTVLVGDPASEALLRAAGVGRAQRLYVTGPATGHNGAVVTAAQTVARAAGRAGTDPLRCLVEESDPDVLDAMWMLLLRRPASDPVTIEFYNPARLGARLLLDEVRPRWDPVGSEPVVVAGLSTFGRELVVEIARRRHRALGGAGGRLAVVVVDEQAASLVDRLCRRYGVVEDMLDIACEESEVDALGLDQLVHPSHPGAFVTQIFVCYADAELALRKALATSRPPTRRSVVVRVDRMSPLGEALRPGSTERQGPMAALYDDLDFFPERERACDPDDAPDDRLEAWAEAIHVDYCRQRLESGEVRDDNEALVAWENLPEKYRSNNYDQARDIETKLRLIGCASARMAAAPEEFAFTADEVDRLSRWEHERWMRNRVANGWSFGDVRDNDRLLHPDIRPYDELSAETKEKDAQMVRLIPELLAGAGYRVVRFPTPAAAG; encoded by the coding sequence GTGAATACCGTGCGCGCCGCGGCGCGGGGTCTCCTCGTCGGGCCACGGGCCTGGCGGCTGCTGTGCGCGCTCGCGGCCGTCGCGGCCGTCGCGCTCGCCGTCGTCGGCCAGTGGCGAATGGACCGCGCCGCGGCCGTGCCCGGCTCTTTCGGGAGCCATTTCCTGGACCTGCTGTACGGCTCGCTCGGCCTGTTCGTCTTCCAGCCCCCCGCCCTGCCCGACACGGCCCTTTCCGTGCCGCTGCAGGTGGCCCGGTTCCTCGCGCCGGCGGCGACGCTCTACGCGCTCGCGGACGTGCTGGTGCTGCCGACGGCCCGGCTGCGGGCCCGGCTGGCCAGCGGCCATGTCGTGGTCTGCGGGTCCGGGCCGGGCGCCCTCGCGCTGGTGGCGAAGCTGCGCGCGGCGCGGGTCCGGGTGGTGCTCGTCGCCGAGCACGGCCGGGCCGACCTGGTCGACCTGGTCGGCGGCGACGGGGTGACGGTGCTCGTCGGCGACCCGGCGAGCGAGGCGCTGCTGCGCGCGGCCGGCGTGGGGCGGGCCCAGCGGCTCTACGTCACCGGGCCGGCGACCGGGCACAACGGCGCCGTCGTCACCGCGGCCCAGACCGTCGCGAGGGCGGCGGGCCGCGCCGGCACCGACCCGCTGCGCTGCCTCGTCGAGGAGTCCGACCCGGACGTGCTCGACGCGATGTGGATGCTGCTGCTGCGCCGCCCGGCGAGCGACCCGGTGACCATCGAGTTCTACAACCCGGCCCGGCTGGGGGCCCGGCTGCTGCTGGACGAGGTCCGGCCGCGCTGGGACCCGGTGGGCTCCGAACCGGTCGTCGTGGCCGGGCTGTCCACGTTCGGCCGCGAGCTGGTCGTGGAGATCGCCCGCCGCCGGCACCGGGCGCTGGGGGGAGCCGGCGGGCGGCTCGCGGTGGTCGTCGTCGACGAGCAGGCCGCCAGCCTCGTCGACCGGCTGTGCCGGCGGTACGGGGTCGTCGAGGACATGCTCGACATCGCCTGCGAGGAGAGCGAGGTCGACGCCCTCGGCCTCGACCAGCTCGTCCACCCGAGCCACCCCGGCGCCTTCGTCACCCAGATCTTCGTCTGCTACGCGGACGCCGAGCTGGCGTTGCGCAAGGCGCTCGCGACATCCCGACCACCGACGCGCCGGTCGGTGGTGGTCCGGGTCGACCGGATGAGCCCACTGGGCGAGGCGCTTCGCCCAGGCAGCACAGAAAGGCAAGGCCCGATGGCCGCGCTCTACGACGATCTGGACTTCTTCCCCGAGCGGGAGCGGGCGTGCGATCCGGACGACGCGCCCGACGACCGGCTGGAGGCGTGGGCCGAGGCGATCCACGTCGACTACTGCCGGCAGCGGCTGGAGTCCGGCGAGGTGCGCGACGACAACGAGGCCCTGGTCGCGTGGGAGAACCTGCCGGAGAAGTACCGGTCGAACAACTACGACCAGGCGCGCGACATCGAGACCAAGCTGCGCCTGATCGGCTGCGCCAGCGCGCGGATGGCCGCCGCCCCCGAGGAGTTCGCGTTCACCGCCGACGAGGTCGACCGGCTGTCGCGCTGGGAGCACGAGCGCTGGATGCGCAACCGGGTCGCGAACGGCTGGTCGTTCGGCGACGTCCGGGACAACGACAGGCTGCTGCATCCGGACATCCGGCCGTATGACGAGCTGTCGGCGGAGACGAAGGAGAAGGACGCCCAGATGGTGCGCCTGATCCCGGAGCTGCTCGCCGGCGCCGGCTACCGTGTGGTCCGGTTCCCGACCCCGGCCGCGGCCGGCTGA
- a CDS encoding peptide deformylase: MTVLPIRVLGDPVLRTPAGPVTVFDDRLRRLVDDMIETMYAAPGVGLAAPQVGVGLRLFVFDTDWQPNRPDRHEDDAVPEAAGRARGRAPRVVANPVLELGPGEQNDQEGCLSIPGLHYATARAAAATVRGVDAAGDPVEYAGTGLLARCLQHEADHLAGTLYVDRLTGLTRRSAQRALRDAAFATPDPAGDAPGGFLGALRRLR, encoded by the coding sequence GTGACCGTCCTGCCGATCCGGGTCCTCGGCGACCCGGTGCTGCGCACGCCAGCCGGGCCGGTGACGGTCTTCGACGACCGGCTGCGCCGGCTGGTCGACGACATGATCGAGACGATGTACGCGGCGCCCGGGGTGGGGCTGGCCGCGCCGCAGGTCGGCGTCGGGCTGCGGCTGTTCGTCTTCGACACCGACTGGCAGCCGAACCGGCCGGACCGGCACGAGGACGACGCGGTCCCCGAGGCGGCCGGGCGGGCGCGCGGTCGGGCGCCGAGGGTCGTCGCGAACCCGGTCCTCGAGCTCGGCCCCGGTGAGCAGAACGACCAGGAGGGCTGCCTGTCGATCCCCGGGCTGCACTACGCGACGGCCAGGGCCGCGGCGGCGACGGTCCGGGGCGTCGACGCGGCCGGCGACCCGGTCGAGTACGCCGGCACGGGCCTGCTGGCGCGCTGCCTGCAGCACGAGGCCGACCACCTGGCCGGCACCCTGTACGTCGACCGGCTGACCGGGCTGACCCGGCGCTCCGCGCAGCGCGCCCTGCGCGACGCGGCCTTCGCCACGCCGGACCCGGCGGGCGACGCCCCGGGCGGGTTCCTCGGCGCCCTGCGCCGCCTCCGCTGA
- the mce gene encoding methylmalonyl-CoA epimerase produces the protein MLTRIDHVGIAVASLEDTIPIYEQAFNLKCVHQETNDRQGVREAMLLVHDGDTGGSYVQLLEPIREDTPVGKFLAKRGPGIHHIAYGVHDIDAALASLTVSGFDLVNKTPVHGTSDSRIAFIHPKGLGGVLTELVEAAGRH, from the coding sequence GTGCTGACGAGGATCGATCACGTCGGGATCGCGGTGGCCTCTCTCGAGGACACCATCCCGATCTACGAGCAGGCCTTCAACCTGAAGTGCGTGCACCAGGAGACCAACGACCGCCAGGGCGTGCGCGAGGCGATGCTGCTCGTCCACGACGGCGATACGGGCGGCTCCTACGTGCAGCTGCTCGAGCCGATCCGGGAGGACACCCCGGTGGGCAAGTTCCTGGCCAAGCGTGGCCCGGGCATCCACCACATCGCCTACGGCGTCCATGACATCGACGCGGCGCTGGCCTCGCTCACCGTCAGCGGGTTCGACCTGGTGAACAAGACCCCCGTGCACGGCACCTCGGACAGCCGCATCGCCTTCATCCACCCGAAGGGCCTCGGCGGTGTCCTCACCGAACTAGTCGAAGCCGCGGGCCGCCACTAG
- a CDS encoding MFS transporter — translation MGRPRLLVGALVYTGLVVSLIGTLGTPLIPLIVRDQHVSFVAAQWMLTVTLLVGAVAGPTLGRLGDGPRRKGVLMGGLGSVLAGAAVAATAGNFPQLLVGRALMGLGLGLMPLTFAIARDCLPRPMNLRVVAMLSVTVASGTGLGYPLTGTIADHVDYHFAFWLAAVLGAVAIGLIAVAVPGAAPADAGVDRPRRPFDVPGALLIGLSLGTVLLGFSEATSWGWASPAVLGLFAAGIVLAAGWFAVERTSRAPLVELRYLTPLPVLVSNGAAVFMGFGLFGIVSLIIRLVETPLSAGYGFGGGVSLAGLVIMPLSVGTLVATRAARVVERRYGTATVLLLGGLLVATAGFGLALRRDHLLEVGLATALMGTGIGTSFAAMPTLIITHVPPAETGSATSFNQALRVVGGSMGSALVASMLAGFTPAGGLLPRDGGYTVAFLLLGAVSLLGGLLSLVLRQGRASASPVPAGARPAVLPVGGGGAPNPATGPAATA, via the coding sequence GTGGGGCGGCCCCGGTTGCTGGTGGGGGCGCTGGTCTACACCGGGCTCGTGGTGTCGCTGATCGGGACGCTGGGGACGCCGTTGATCCCGCTGATCGTGCGGGACCAGCACGTGTCGTTCGTGGCGGCGCAGTGGATGCTGACGGTGACCCTGCTGGTCGGCGCGGTCGCCGGGCCGACGCTGGGCCGGCTCGGTGACGGGCCTCGGCGCAAGGGCGTGCTCATGGGCGGCCTGGGCTCGGTGCTGGCGGGCGCGGCCGTCGCGGCGACCGCGGGGAACTTCCCGCAGCTGCTGGTGGGCCGGGCGCTGATGGGCCTCGGCCTGGGCCTGATGCCGCTGACGTTCGCGATCGCCCGGGACTGCCTGCCCCGGCCGATGAACCTGCGGGTCGTCGCGATGCTGTCGGTGACCGTGGCGAGCGGCACCGGCCTCGGGTACCCGCTGACCGGCACGATCGCCGACCACGTCGACTACCACTTCGCCTTCTGGCTGGCCGCTGTGCTCGGCGCGGTCGCGATCGGCCTGATCGCCGTCGCCGTGCCCGGCGCGGCCCCGGCCGACGCGGGGGTGGACCGGCCGCGCAGGCCGTTCGACGTTCCGGGCGCCCTGCTGATCGGCCTGTCGCTGGGGACGGTGCTGCTCGGGTTCAGCGAGGCGACGAGCTGGGGCTGGGCCTCGCCGGCCGTGCTCGGGCTGTTCGCCGCCGGGATCGTGCTCGCGGCCGGCTGGTTCGCCGTCGAACGGACCAGCAGGGCCCCGCTCGTCGAGCTGCGTTACCTGACCCCGCTGCCGGTGCTGGTCAGCAACGGTGCCGCGGTCTTCATGGGCTTCGGCCTGTTCGGGATCGTCTCGCTGATCATCCGGCTGGTCGAGACGCCGCTGTCAGCCGGCTACGGGTTCGGCGGGGGAGTGTCGCTGGCCGGCCTGGTGATCATGCCGCTGTCGGTGGGGACCCTGGTGGCTACGCGGGCCGCGCGGGTGGTCGAGCGGCGGTACGGCACCGCGACCGTGCTGCTGCTCGGTGGGCTGCTGGTCGCGACGGCCGGCTTCGGGCTGGCCCTGCGGCGCGACCACCTCCTCGAGGTCGGCCTCGCGACGGCGCTGATGGGCACCGGGATCGGGACGTCGTTCGCCGCGATGCCGACGCTTATCATCACGCACGTGCCGCCGGCCGAGACCGGCAGCGCGACCAGCTTCAACCAGGCCCTGCGAGTGGTGGGAGGGTCGATGGGCAGTGCCCTGGTGGCCTCGATGCTGGCCGGTTTCACACCGGCCGGTGGCCTGCTGCCCCGCGACGGCGGCTACACGGTGGCGTTCCTGCTGCTCGGCGCCGTGAGCCTGCTCGGCGGGCTGCTGAGCCTCGTGCTGCGCCAGGGCCGTGCCTCGGCCAGCCCGGTGCCGGCGGGCGCACGGCCCGCGGTCCTGCCGGTGGGGGGCGGGGGCGCCCCGAACCCCGCGACCGGACCGGCGGCGACCGCGTGA
- a CDS encoding nitroreductase/quinone reductase family protein — protein MSWNETVIAEFRANHGEVTTGGFGRSLVLLHTVGAKSGAERVTPVLGRRSGDDWVVAASFAGAPSHPSWYHNLVAHPDTTIETAEQGTVAVTASELTGADYDREWAGFVGQSQTFADYQKKAGDRRIPLVRLRPRG, from the coding sequence ATGAGCTGGAACGAGACCGTCATCGCCGAGTTCCGCGCGAACCACGGCGAGGTGACGACCGGCGGCTTCGGCCGCAGCCTGGTGCTGCTGCACACCGTCGGCGCCAAGAGCGGTGCGGAACGGGTGACCCCGGTGCTCGGCCGCCGTTCCGGCGACGACTGGGTCGTGGCCGCGTCGTTCGCCGGAGCGCCCTCGCACCCGTCCTGGTACCACAACCTGGTCGCGCACCCGGACACCACGATCGAGACCGCCGAGCAGGGAACGGTCGCGGTGACCGCCAGCGAGCTCACCGGGGCCGACTACGACCGCGAATGGGCCGGCTTCGTCGGCCAGTCGCAGACCTTCGCCGACTACCAGAAGAAGGCCGGCGACCGCAGGATCCCGCTGGTCCGCCTGCGCCCGCGCGGCTGA
- a CDS encoding HGxxPAAW family protein: MSDTHEAHRAKPLSWVMVAVITIGTIVGTFGVCLASWPISIIGAAVVVLGSVIALATGIMEDVDESASRDLWPIGGRDRREIA, translated from the coding sequence GTGAGCGACACGCACGAGGCGCACCGCGCCAAGCCCCTGTCCTGGGTGATGGTCGCGGTCATCACCATCGGCACCATCGTCGGCACGTTCGGGGTCTGCCTGGCGTCCTGGCCGATCTCGATCATCGGGGCCGCCGTGGTGGTCCTCGGGTCCGTCATCGCCCTGGCCACCGGCATCATGGAGGACGTGGACGAGTCGGCCAGCCGCGACCTGTGGCCGATCGGCGGGCGCGACCGCCGCGAGATCGCCTAG
- a CDS encoding threonine aldolase family protein, with product MTIDLRSDTVTQPTDGMRRAMATAELGDDVYGEDPTVRALEEYGAGLLGHEAALFVPSGTMGNFCALRANAEFGTEILADTEAHVVTYELGGLAVLGGVQTRTLAGLAVDLDLAVIAEQIRPGARTWPTRPEAPEAGHGMVATSVVAVENTWARGGGRIIPVERLERLRAVTDAAEVVLHCDGARLWNAAVGLGVEPSQLGQLFGTLSVCLSKGLGAPVGSLVVGDAAHVARAKVWRKRLGGGMRQAGVLAAAGLYALRHHLDRLADDHRRAAGLAAVLADAAPGRVEPKNVDTNMIFVRVDDAAAFIARAREEGVLVGASGPREVRILTHLDVDDADVRAAGDILARLLAG from the coding sequence ATGACCATCGACCTGCGCAGCGACACGGTGACCCAGCCGACGGACGGGATGCGCCGGGCGATGGCGACGGCCGAGCTCGGCGACGACGTCTACGGCGAGGACCCGACGGTCCGGGCGCTGGAGGAGTATGGCGCCGGCCTGCTCGGCCATGAGGCCGCGCTGTTCGTGCCGAGCGGGACGATGGGCAACTTCTGCGCGCTGCGCGCCAACGCCGAGTTCGGCACCGAGATCCTCGCGGACACCGAGGCGCACGTCGTCACCTACGAGCTGGGCGGGCTGGCCGTGCTCGGCGGTGTGCAGACCCGGACGCTCGCGGGCCTGGCCGTCGACCTGGACCTGGCGGTGATCGCCGAGCAGATCCGGCCCGGCGCCAGGACCTGGCCGACCCGGCCGGAAGCGCCCGAGGCCGGACACGGGATGGTGGCGACGAGCGTGGTCGCGGTGGAGAACACCTGGGCCCGCGGCGGGGGCCGGATCATCCCGGTGGAGCGCCTGGAGCGGCTGCGCGCCGTCACCGACGCCGCCGAGGTGGTGCTGCACTGCGACGGTGCCCGGCTGTGGAACGCCGCGGTCGGCCTCGGCGTCGAGCCCAGCCAGCTGGGCCAGCTGTTCGGGACGCTGTCGGTCTGCCTGTCGAAGGGGCTGGGCGCCCCGGTCGGGTCGCTCGTCGTCGGCGACGCGGCGCACGTCGCCCGCGCCAAGGTGTGGCGCAAGCGGCTCGGCGGCGGGATGCGCCAGGCCGGGGTGCTCGCCGCCGCCGGCCTGTACGCGCTGCGCCATCACCTGGACCGGCTCGCCGATGACCACCGGCGGGCCGCGGGGCTCGCCGCGGTGCTCGCCGACGCCGCGCCGGGCCGCGTGGAGCCCAAGAACGTCGACACCAACATGATCTTCGTGCGGGTGGACGACGCGGCCGCGTTCATCGCCCGGGCCCGGGAGGAGGGCGTCCTCGTCGGGGCCTCCGGGCCGCGCGAGGTCCGCATCCTGACCCACCTGGACGTGGACGACGCCGACGTCCGCGCGGCGGGCGACATCCTCGCCCGGCTCCTCGCCGGCTGA
- a CDS encoding TetR/AcrR family transcriptional regulator, whose protein sequence is MTPAGPAVDAAARRRDAGRSRARLLAAATELFAERGYTGTALRAVAERAGVDAALIARYYGGKDGLYQAVLAADPVVGAARDTGAAAVVEAPAPTSDGDERPREDRPGPVVAENAAPDVDGDQDANVALAELLARMVERWRDGPASTVGQNVFRCDLDDAARAATASRLAQQVLPVLRAVGPGSAGGPDAELRAELAAMVLLGIGVARTAGTLPALAAADPDRLAELLRELLDTALG, encoded by the coding sequence GTGACCCCCGCCGGCCCGGCCGTGGACGCGGCGGCCCGCCGCCGTGACGCCGGGCGCAGCCGGGCCCGGCTGCTCGCCGCCGCCACCGAGCTGTTCGCCGAACGCGGCTACACCGGCACGGCGCTGCGGGCCGTCGCCGAGCGGGCCGGCGTCGACGCCGCCCTGATCGCCCGCTACTACGGCGGCAAGGACGGCCTCTACCAGGCGGTCCTCGCCGCCGACCCGGTCGTCGGCGCCGCGCGCGACACCGGCGCCGCGGCCGTCGTCGAGGCGCCCGCCCCGACGAGCGACGGCGACGAGCGCCCGCGCGAGGACCGGCCCGGCCCCGTCGTCGCCGAGAACGCGGCGCCCGACGTCGACGGCGACCAGGACGCGAACGTCGCGCTCGCCGAGCTGCTCGCCCGGATGGTCGAGCGGTGGCGCGACGGGCCGGCGAGCACGGTCGGCCAGAACGTCTTCCGCTGCGACCTGGACGACGCCGCCCGGGCCGCGACCGCCAGCCGGCTGGCCCAGCAGGTGCTCCCGGTGCTGCGGGCGGTCGGGCCCGGATCCGCCGGCGGCCCCGACGCCGAGCTGCGCGCGGAGCTCGCCGCGATGGTGCTGCTCGGCATCGGCGTCGCCAGGACCGCTGGCACCCTGCCGGCGCTCGCCGCCGCCGACCCGGACCGCCTCGCCGAGCTCCTCCGCGAGCTTCTCGACACCGCGCTCGGCTGA